TTTAACCGTAGTTTCACCATGCCGGTCCGTTACGCTCACCAATTGCTAGCTAGAATAGGTATCTTACCACAGGTAATGCCAGTGCAGCCATGCAATTCATTGACCAGGCGGAGATTATTGTCCAGGGGGGTAAGGGGGGCGATGGCATTGTGGCGTTTCGCCGGGAGAAATACGTCCCTGCGGGGGGACCGTCAGGCGGCAATGGCGGTAAAGGGGGGGATGTGATTTTGCGGGCGGAAACGGGACGGCACACGCTGCTGGACTTTCGCTATCAAAAACACTTCCGGGCGGAAGATGGCCAGCGGGGGGGTCCGAACAATTGCACCGGCGCCAGCGGCCAGGATTTGGTCATCCCCATCCCCTGCGGTACGGTGGTCATGGACGCCGAAACCGGTGAAGTCCTGGCGGATGTGGTCACGCCGGGGCAAACGGTGGTGGTGGCGCGGGGGGGCAAAGGAGGGCTGGGCAACCGACACTTTTTGAGCAACCATAACCGCGCCCCTCACTACGCCCTGCCAGGGTTGCCGGGGGAAGTGCGGCGTTTGCGCCTGGAACTCAAACTCTTAGCGGAAGTGGGGATCATCGGCCTGCCTAACGCCGGGAAGTCCACCCTCATCAGTCGCATTTCGGCCGCCCGCCCTAAAATTGCCAACTACCCCTTTACCACCCTGGTGCCCAATTTGGGGGTGGTGGCCAATCCTCAGGGGGACGGCACCGTGTTTGCCGATATTCCCGGATTAATTGCCGGCGCGCATCAGGGGGCAGGCTTAGGCATTGAGTTTTTGCGCCATATCGAACGCACCCGCCTGTTGATTCACCTAATTGACAGCACTGCCGCCGACCCGGTAGCCGACTACCACACCGTGCGTTACGAATTGGCCTACTACACCCCGCAACTGGGACAACCCTTGACCGAACGCCCGGAGCTGATCGCCTTAAACAAAATTGATGCGCTACCCAGCCCCGACGTTTTGCAAGATGTTGTGCAAACCCTGTCCCAGTACAACCCGGTCTGTCTAATTTCAGCGGTCACCGGGGCCGGTATCCCCCAGTTGCTCCAGCGGGTGTGGCAGTGTTTGGGGCTGCTGGGGGAGCCGGTAGAGACGGCGGCTGGCGTTAGCGAGCAACTGAAGCAGCCAAGGACGGGGCAGCAGGTTCGGCAACACCCCGCTCAACAACCGGTTTTGCCAGCCGGGGATGCCCCAGGGTTGGTCGCGCCCCTCGATAGTT
This genomic window from Gloeomargarita sp. SRBZ-1_bins_9 contains:
- the obgE gene encoding GTPase ObgE, which translates into the protein MQFIDQAEIIVQGGKGGDGIVAFRREKYVPAGGPSGGNGGKGGDVILRAETGRHTLLDFRYQKHFRAEDGQRGGPNNCTGASGQDLVIPIPCGTVVMDAETGEVLADVVTPGQTVVVARGGKGGLGNRHFLSNHNRAPHYALPGLPGEVRRLRLELKLLAEVGIIGLPNAGKSTLISRISAARPKIANYPFTTLVPNLGVVANPQGDGTVFADIPGLIAGAHQGAGLGIEFLRHIERTRLLIHLIDSTAADPVADYHTVRYELAYYTPQLGQPLTERPELIALNKIDALPSPDVLQDVVQTLSQYNPVCLISAVTGAGIPQLLQRVWQCLGLLGEPVETAAGVSEQLKQPRTGQQVRQHPAQQPVLPAGDAPGLVAPLDSS